The Chiloscyllium punctatum isolate Juve2018m chromosome 42, sChiPun1.3, whole genome shotgun sequence genome includes a region encoding these proteins:
- the LOC140465638 gene encoding cartilage-associated protein-like, with product MVVGGKRVGGSSVAMERTASYTGRGALLLSLLLLLEVGAQYEKYSLRSFPEQELLPLEPSYRYSLEQSAAGNWRESIRYLELSLRLHRLLRDSQLHCQRNCSLAPAAGLTLGHGSFSELRAFAQILQRAVCIKKCKRSLAVFKLPPPGKDTLEQFEKRLPYRYLENAYFQINNLEKSIAAAHTFLQKNPKDAAMQKKMAYYKSIPDIETYLVDVEAREHETLFLKAVKAYNVGNFRNCITDMEHALPEYYKVYQECVSGCEESCDVTAFKDFYPAVADHYVETLKCKVKCDQNLTPNVGGFFVEKFVATMYHYLQFAYYKLNDIKNAVPCVATYMLFDPQDEIMKQNLIYYRFYREQWGLQEEDFQPRSDAHLYYNQTQQQIHLLEFADTYLQSDDEMEVSDETFSQSEVNTTDEEFEGEGDYEEDLLADWWQQPKQKGDLDDVSN from the exons atggtggtgggggggaagCGGGTGGGCGGCTCTAGTGTGGCCATGGAGCGGACAGCTAGCTACACTGGAAGAGGGGCCCTGCTCTTGtccttgctgctgctgctggaggTTGGAGCCCAGTATGAAAAATACAGTTTGCGGAGTTTCCCGGAGCAGGAGCTGCTCCCCCTGGAGCCTTCATACCGCTACTCCCTGGAGCAGAGCGCCGCCGGGAACTGGAGGGAGAGCATTCGGTACTTGGAGCTGAGTCTGCGGCTTCACCGACTGCTCCGGGACAGtcagctgcactgtcagcggaACTGCAGCCTGGCTCCAGCCGCCGGGCTAACCCTGGGCCACGGATCCTTCAGCGAGCTCCGAGCGTTCGCCCAGATCCTGCAGCGCGCTGTCTGCATCAAGAAATGTAAACGCTCCCTGGCTGTGTTCAAACTGCCTCCCCCGGGGAAGGAcactctggaacagtttgagAAGCGGCTCCCATACAGATACTTGGAGAATGCTTATTTCCAG ATTAATAACCTGGAGAAATCCATTGCTGCTGCTCACACATTCCTTCAAAAGAATCCTAAAGATGCTGCAATGCAGAAGAAAATGGCTTATTATAAAAGCATCCCAGACATCGAGACTTACCTTGTTGATGTGGAAGCACGGGAACACGAG ACATTGTTTCTGAAGGCTGTGAAGGCTTATAACGTTGGGAATTTCCGCAACTGTATAACTGACATGGAGCATGCACTCCCTGAGTACTACAAAGTGTATCAGGAATGTGTCAGTGGCTGTGAAGAATCATGTGATGTGACTGCTTTCAAGGACTTTTACCCAGCAGTGGCAG ATCATTATGTAGAAACACTGAAATGTAAAGTGAAATGTGACCAGAATTTAACTCCCAATGTTGGTGGATTCTTTGTGGAGAAGTTTGTTGCGACCATGTATCATTACCTACAGTTTGCGTATTACAAAT TGAATGATATTAAGAATGCAGTGCCTTGTGTCGCTACCTACATGCTGTTTGACCCACAAGATGAAATCATGAAGCAGAACCTGATATATTATCGTTTTTATCGGGAGCAGTGGGGTTTACAGGAAGAGGATTTCCAGCCTCGCAGT GATGCTCATCTCTATTATAACCAGACTCAGCAACAGATTCACTTACTGGAATTTGCAGATACCTACTTGCAGTCGGATGATGAG ATGGAAGTGTCGGATGAAACATTTTCCCAGAGTGAGGTAAACACAACTGATGAAGAGtttgagggagaaggtgattaTGAGGAAGACCTCCTCGCTGATTGGTGGCAGCAGCCAAAACAGAAAGGAGATTTGGACGATGTATCTAACTAA